Within Malus domestica chromosome 04, GDT2T_hap1, the genomic segment TTCTCTTCTATTAACTTGAACAGCTCTATTGCCTCGGCCCAGGAACCGTACTTGCAAAGCCCGTGAAGTAAAGTGTTTATAGAATGAGCATCGGGTTGAAGACCACATTTAAGGGTAATTGCTAAAACagagaaacccaaatccacccgGTTTAGATGGCACAAGCAATTCAGAAAAATATTCATTGTACAGACATTAGGTCGGAATTGAGCACAACCCATCAACTGTTTACACATAGAAACGACAGCAGAATATTGCTTCATCTTGGAGAGTGCCCCCAACAAACAATTGAAAGTCCAAATGGAGGGCAAGGGTTTGGTTTGAATCATGGAATTAAAGTAACCCAATGCTTCATCTTTCCTAATTTTTCCAGATTTGCATCGAGTTTGGATCATACTCTCCGATTCCAAATGGGTTTGTTCAATTCTATCCGTACAGGTAGGATTAGCACGAACAGCGTTGGAATGAAATCCACTACTTGGATTCTGCAGAAAGGTATAAATGAAAGAAGGAAGATTACCTGGAGATGGAGGTCTTGTGGTTATCCTCTTCATCTTCATTTGAAAGCTCTCTACTGTTTTTCTTGGTGTTCGAGGACGATTTTGGTATAAGGGCAAGGATTTGGCTCCATTTGAGAGCTCTCTCCTGTTTTTCTTCTGTTAGTTTTCAGTTCTTACAATTCTTTGTGATTTTCGTTAACGGAAAACTATTCTGCATAGCTAAGGCTAGGAGGAAACCTACACTATAACCttgtacttttattattttgattttattttgaattttcgcGGAATTTTACATTGTGGATTTCCAATTAAATTTCTTATTTAATCTAATTTCAGATTGATGAATATTGATTATGATTCATAGGATATACCATGTTTTTATTATAGTTTTGTTTCAACATTCATGCTTTTAGTGAAATGTATAAATTGGTTGTTTGGTATGATTTTGACggcatagtttttttttatattttgtcttCGTAGGTATAAACTATTCTTAGGATtttgagtaaattgtaacaatcatcctttaactttaactcaatttgaGCAATGATCCCTTAACTAAACATCAATTACCATtagtctctcaactcatcaaaacgtgcagatatggtccctcaactaaaaattcattacccttggtctttcaactttaatccaactggagaaattatctctcaactttaatccaattgtagttttagtccttccaacataactcattttgacaaaattctgacgaagttgatgaaaatgaccataactacACGTTATGATGAGTTACGggaccccaattgtagcaatagtttTTCTAACATaattcattttgacaaaattctaacgaaGTTAATTAAAAGGACCATAGTTACACATTTtcatgagttgagggaccataatAATGAacttttagttgagggatcattgctccaatttgattaaagttgaggagtcattgctacaatttactcttatttCTATAAGAAATCTAAAGGGCTTATATAGTTCGAAATCCAAAATGGAGATTTAATCACCAAAAGCTTTTATATTGAGAAAACTTAATTGTCATATCCTTCGGTTTTTTATTTCTTCGGTCCCTTCAGCGTCAAGTGCTCCTAATTTTCTAGATTTTAGGTGTTTCTCCTTTGGATTTTTAGATGTACAAGAGTAGAAACCTTCCGTACATAAGCTTCACATCCTCCCTCAACAATTTGTGTGTCTGTTTGTCGAAATTATTCATGTCTTCCTATGTTACGGTTTAAAAAAGGATTTTGATATTGTCCCCAGTCAATCTGAGGGTTCTATTTGATCTCTAAGAATTGTGGGAAAGAACAGGCAAATGCATCTAGACGGGTGGTTTGGTGGTTAGGAGACTTGGAGGGCCAATGGAGGCAGTCTATTCTTgccatattttattttttaggttaGTATATGCAGCTTTAAATAAATGATGTTATATCATCACAATCTCATTGCTGGATTTTATTCAGCGTTGGTTTCAATATGATAGTATCATATTTAGACTCAAATGCTAATAGATTATGAGTGGTTTTTAATCTTTGATGATTTGGCATCTGGTTTTATCTTTcttatgttgttttttttaattaaattttttggaattttcagAATTTTGGGTCGTTGGAGGCAAAATTTGGTTGCTTACTTGACACGATGAGGTATATAATTATACACCCAATTGACTTTGATctttatgtttttaataattGATAAAGAGTAGTGTTAATAATTGAGAAATCTTAAgagatttgtttggttttgaaaTTCCATCAAAAGCTATGATTTTTGTGCGATTGATTTTGTGAGGGAGATAAGACACTACTTTCTAATTTGGTTTTTTCTCCCTCCAttttcaaattccttcaaaatcTTGCAATTTGCCTTTCTAAATTAGCTTAAGAGTTTTCATAAAATTGAATACTTCGTTAATTTGATCATTGAGATTGGTTCTGAAATTCCAATTTGTTTAAGCAATGACAAATTAGGATTGGTTTTTAAATTCCCCATTCAGAAATACATAGCAATTTCAGCTACAATTTGTTAAGCAAATACATGGCTAATAATTAACGTCTGTTTActctaaaaaaaaacctttcccAAATCCTCAAATACATAGCTAATTCAATTAAACGCACATTTGATTGCTGCAATCAATGTCAGATATTCCTTGGGAGTAAGCATTGTTAAATTTTAATTGCAAATGGCAGCTGAAATTATCTTATTTATTACCACTATTGATTTGGATATGTAATACACAATGTTTAGATCATTTGATCGGTACTTAGTTAAGTTTAATACTAGCGGTTTGGCTATGATTAAATTGATCCGGTCTTGAATAGTGTGGCATGTGAGATGATAATAGACTAACAGAGGAAAAGGAGTTGATGCATTTGtgtttgatttacaaattttggcAAATCCTTGCCATTTTTTTGGTTTCCTGGTGATTTATAATTATCTTCATAACCAAAAAGCGATAACTTCGAGTTTCTAgaagttttaatgtgttttgcgTTCTGCATTTTTGTAACGTTCGTACAAGTTGTCACTAAGATCTTTTGGTTTCTAGCTACTTTAGTTTTTCAGCATTGAATTGTAGGTTAGAGTTTTTGATTGAGTTCTTATTTAATTTCATATTGGAATGGGTACAATATGAGCACTCCTAAAATTGGAAAGTTCTCCGAAGATTGCGAGTATGGTTGTGTCATATATGGTTTATTGTCCATGCAAGGATGGCGTACCACAATGGAGGATGCTGTGAGTGCATTAAACTTTTCTCTTCCTATTTGAAGTTGTTTTCAGAACATAAGTTCTGTTATGTCCATTTTCAGAAGTTTCTACTGTTGTATCATTTTCCGTCTTTATTTAGCATGCTATAGTTTAGGATTTCACTAAATATGATTTTACTTGACATGTTCAAATTCTCTTAATCATGTTCTTGAATTTTACTATATGTATCGTGTTCTTTGTATTTCATTATCTGAACTCTGTTATTTGAATTTGGTTACTTGAATCGTGCCTAATATTTGATGTGGCCACTGGCTTTGTATGGTTGGCTGGTGTGCTTTGAGAGTGTTTTTAGTCAATGGGAGACGGAGGATAAAGGTGTGGGGCAGCGAAGTCAAGTGGGATTTGGAATTTAGGATGGTAGAATTTTTGCTAATTTATGGGATTAGAAGTCTTCCTTTATTTTTGTCTTGGTGTGATCAATTGCAACAAAGAATTTTCATTAAATTGAGGCAGTGAACCTACTAATTTTCAACTGTTGTTTATCTACAATCTTCTCCATTCTCTTGGACCAAACATGAAATCCCAAACACCGTATCACCACAAAGCAAGCAAGCTGAAAAGCAAACCAACAAACCTTTTTTCAGAGGCACTTAACAGAACCTTTCTATGGGTTAATTGTTGTTTCAATTATACCGGATTGAAAACGAGTATGGAACCATTGGTCAAGCATATGGGGCTGTTGCTTCTTTTTCTCAGGGAAATAGAGCATACTAGAAAGTTttgcccgcgcgttgctgcgggattgGAAATTGtgtgaaaaattatgttttacATGTATAAACACATCAACTTATATCACATGTAATTAAATCAAGCAATCTCTAAACATGAGAAATGGATCTTAGAAAGTATAAACCCTACCTCATAATATTAATACAATTAACAAATTCCCAGTGCATGATCACAAAAAGGTATAGAAAAGTAATTCAATTTCTAAATTTCAAAAATGGGAaagataaatttaaaaataaaaaaaaagggtctagggtttagggtttagggtctaAGTTCTCAGTTCTCACCATAACGAAAATTATGATCTCattttaacataaaactcaGGTTTTATTTCGGTCACCAGCATTATAAAGCTAGTGATTTCAACTTGTGCAAGCAAACAACTGAATTAGACGTAAGCCTAACTTCAAtttaaccaaataaaaaaaaacaatcacgATCAAACTAACCACTCTTATTCTCATATGTAGAAGCTATCCTTTGTTTTGCCTTTGTGAGCAGTGCACTTTCCATTCTCTACACACAAAATGATCAGCAACATTAAAAAACTTAATAAATTGTATGTATACATTACTATATATGTATTTGGACATAAAGTACAAAAATTTACtaacaaattaacaaaagaaGTAATTATGAATTGGAATTAAATGATATTatagttgttaaaaaaataccTGACCAAGTTTTACAAATAGGATcataaattgttaaaaaaaataactgcACTGAAATATCTAATTACTCAAATCTATAATTCTATTAAAACACATCACTGAAAACCCCAAGGAGAGGTGAATATTCCTAACCTTGCACAGTTAAATTTGCATTTTGTTTGAGGGGAGAAAAATGATCAGAACTGATAAGTCAATAGTTAAATAGGTTTACTCTGGtgtcaaatattttttaatacatacATAATGTTGTCTATTTAAATCAACATTGATTCTTGCATACCTTCGGTTATATAATGTTTGGAGTTGAATGTATATATACCCAAATGGGAATAATTCTTTATCCGAAACTTAGAAAAAACCAACTCATCCGAGAACGCAATGGAACTTAGCTGCAACTCCAATTTAATCAATGTCAATTATTATATTGAAACAATGTGATCAAACTTAATCAAAACTCCAAATCCACCAAAAGTTTAAATTTCTTACCTTGAGTGCTTCAGAAAACGACGGCATTCTAGCCTGGAAataaaatccccaaaatcagaaaaatgaaatttgcaCAGAATCTTTGGAGGCCAATTTCGTGAATATTTTGCAAACTATTAGAAATCCTATTTAAAATTTTACTCACGTTATCAACAATGCCAGCCTTTGCCTCATCTCTCCTTTTACGTTGGCTTGtataagtttgttttcaataaAACCCTGTAAGAAAGGGAAAGTAGAGGAAAGTTTAATgatataaacaaataatagaACAGATCCCATAAGTTCCCTAAAATGAAAGCTACAATATGCACAAAATGTAACTATTAGTAATAATAACCAATGTAATCAAACATGAATAAAATGGTATCGTACAATTGTGTTCTTTTTCATACAGCTCTGAGGTTGAGTCTTATGAAATGGCAAGTTTGATACAAATTATATTTCCGGAAAAAATTCCTCTAATCAGATTATCTACCCGCTTGACTTCATCTTCAATAGCATCATTAAGATCTCATTAAGATCCACTACATTCTCAAACAGGGACATTGCCTTGGCATTCTCTTCATCCTGAAGAGTTTAATCATGATCACAATTCCGAACTCCAAGTCAATCAATTATCTACATCAATGGACTAATAAAGTGTCCAATAACGATAAAAAGTACCCACCTTGACTTTCTTGAATATATCTTGGAATCCCAACTCCCTAAGAACTTGCTCCCGAAGTCTGCAAAGAAGCTGGATTTCCCAAACACAGCAggtaaaaaaaagaaacttaaaTGCTAAGAAAACGATGCTGCGATAAATCATGACTACAACATAATAGAAAGTGAGaaatcaactcaaatcaaaattTTGAGCTTACAATGCAATCCGGCGGGCCGCTGTGACTCTCAAGATCCTTCTTCAAGTCCTCCAGTATCTCAGTGTACCTTTCAGGCAAACACATAAACAAATTGCGGGCATTTCCAAAAACCCAATTCACTCATCACAAAAAAATCAGTAAAGTGTGTACCTCTGAGCAAATTTCTCAGGTCTGGCCGGAGCGTCGGGAACCGATGCGCCAGACTCAGCTCGTTTCCTGCCGAAAACCAATCAAACCCATTAACGAAAAACCCAAGAAATTAAGGTTTATGATGGAGGTTGGGGAAATGATGAGGATTATCACTTGAAGGAGGGGGTGGAGTTGTAGAAGAGGTCGATCCAAGAGAGCTCAGTGGAAGTGGGCTTTCGGGAATTGTCGGAGGGAAATCTGTAGGGGATGGTGCAGGCTCTGTAGTTGAATTCGATCGGCATCGTCAACAGTGGAAATAAAGAGTGAATTAGAAGATTTATCAGAGAGCTTACCTCTGCAGTTGTTGCCACTGCGCCTTCATGTTTCACCCAGATGCAGACTTCAATCTATCTAAAACTGCAAGATCCACACATAAACCACAATATTACAATTCTTTTCAACTTAATTACCCAAAAACAACAAACTTTAAAATACCCCAAATACATAGCACCCCTAAATTCACCATCGTCTTTGACAAACGAAACTCAGCTCTCAGCGATGGCGACATTCGGTTCGGGTGAGTTGTCAGAGGTGATCGGCTAGCATAAAAATCGACCCCATCAATACTCACAtcccaaatttcaaaaattttatcaaaattgATGCAAAACTAACTAAAACCCATCAAAATCAGGGAAAAAGATGAGTTTTACCCGAGGAATCGAGCTGAACATATATCTTCTGGGTTCTACCTTTACCTGCATAGaaagtcaaaaattaaaaacccacaaaccaaaaacttaaaataaaaaaaaatcaaatttctttctCTAGAGGTTTAGACAAAGAAACATCTTCACCTGCACAGaaagtcaaaaattaaaaacccacaaatcaaaaacttaaaaaccaaaaaaaaaaaatcaaatttctttctCTAGAGATTATGACAAAGAAACCTGAAGAGATCTCTGACGGGTTTCCAAGGGAGAGGTCGAAATGGAAGAGATGCCGTCCAACGGATGGggaggaggaaggaaggaagaacaGAGCATCGTTTCtatttttccagaaaaataTCTGCACAAATTTTGACTAGTTCATCATTCTTAGCaagaaagtgagagagagacacAGAGAACCCCAGATCGGAGAGCCAGAAAACGTGAGGATTGAGAGGAAGAAAAGCGTTTGTGAGACACGGATCGAAAAGGATGGAAGGCTCCAGAAGACCAACGTGTCGACATCCAATGGAGTGTGAGAACCAAAGCACCAAGGAAATCGAAACCGGAGAGGATAAACGCGCGGCCTCGGAGAGCGAAGTCATTTTACTGTAGAAAAGAGGGTAAAAAAGTGGCTTAACAAACGAATTGAGGGGCATTTTGGTCCGCACACTGCCCTAAAACAGTAACCAAATGTTTGGGTTTAATATATATAGAATTTTACAACCATATGTTTTGTAATCAGCTCggttgaatgtatataaaagtTAAGCTGCTTATCTTACCGACACTGTTCACTCATCTATCCCTTTTGTTCATTCATGattatattgaatttttttttcaggttaAATGTGTCTTATTAATATAGTTAAGGCTAATGCATTCAAGTCCCGCAGCAACGTGCATACATATTACTAGTTACTTTAGTTTAAAGAAAGGGGAGAAATTGCCCTGTACGAATGTGCAACGTTTGTGTCCGAATTTTTTATTGCGAgtctcaaggcctacatctaagaTCCTAAAAGGCATCTTTCAGAACTTACTTCATTCTCTTCTTGCAGCACATCAGCAAGCAAGAGCCTGACCATACATCCAAAGTCTTGAGAAGcttccaaataaaataaaaattttcat encodes:
- the LOC103443434 gene encoding damage-control phosphatase At2g17340-like isoform X1, which codes for MKAQWQQLQRACTIPYRFPSDNSRKPTSTELSWIDLFYNSTPSFKKRAESGASVPDAPARPEKFAQRYTEILEDLKKDLESHSGPPDCILLCRLREQVLRELGFQDIFKKVKDEENAKAMSLFENVVDLNEILMMLLKMKSSGVLLKTNLYKPT
- the LOC103443434 gene encoding damage-control phosphatase At2g17340-like isoform X2, which translates into the protein MKAQWQQLQRACTIPYRFPSDNSRKPTSTELSWIDLFYNSTPSFKKRAESGASVPDAPARPEKFAQRYTEILEDLKKDLESHSGPPDCILLCRLREQVLRELGFQDIFKKVKGFIENKLIQANVKGEMRQRLALLITLECRRFLKHSS
- the LOC103443434 gene encoding damage-control phosphatase At2g17340-like isoform X4 — encoded protein: MKAQWQQLQRKRAESGASVPDAPARPEKFAQRYTEILEDLKKDLESHSGPPDCILLCRLREQVLRELGFQDIFKKVKDEENAKAMSLFENVVDLNEILMMLLKMKSSGVLLKTNLYKPT
- the LOC103443434 gene encoding damage-control phosphatase At2g17340-like isoform X5; translation: MKAQWQQLQRKRAESGASVPDAPARPEKFAQRYTEILEDLKKDLESHSGPPDCILLCRLREQVLRELGFQDIFKKVKGFIENKLIQANVKGEMRQRLALLITLECRRFLKHSS
- the LOC103443434 gene encoding damage-control phosphatase At2g17340-like isoform X3, with protein sequence MKAQWQQLQRACTIPYRFPSDNSRKPTSTELSWIDLFYNSTPSFKKRAESGASVPDAPARPEKFAQRYTEILEDLKKDLESHSGPPDCILLCRLREQVLRELGFQDIFKKVKDEENAKAMSLFENVVDLNEILMMLLKMKSSG